In one window of Candidatus Margulisiibacteriota bacterium DNA:
- a CDS encoding alpha/beta fold hydrolase, translating to MTLYLLILLSSFIYSADFFSDLLYRETSLNVSSTGHTYYYQHPSSNKVVLLIHGYTSNPSETINLGNYLYMQGFDVFGVRLEGHGTSPEDLCKTTWQQWYSSADQAFLYLKSKYDKVYIFGVSTGALTGLKLAENHDVAGLVCAGTFIYPKSIIKFGYRLYPIAKFLHIPLGYVRAPIPKERQHITYTRNPLDTTMQLMYFVNDVKPKLNKITCPVLLMHCPKDDVADPKSAQYVYDHIKSADKKLVWAGKEHSFLIDKDEKIYKQITEWYKSISR from the coding sequence TTGACCTTATATCTCTTAATTCTTCTAAGTTCTTTTATTTATTCCGCAGATTTTTTTAGTGATCTTCTCTATCGTGAAACTTCTCTCAACGTATCTTCCACTGGACACACCTACTACTACCAGCACCCTTCCAGCAACAAAGTAGTCTTGCTCATTCACGGTTATACCTCCAACCCTTCTGAAACCATCAACCTCGGGAACTATCTCTATATGCAAGGCTTCGATGTTTTCGGAGTACGCCTGGAAGGCCATGGAACCAGCCCGGAGGACCTGTGCAAGACTACCTGGCAGCAATGGTATAGTTCAGCTGACCAGGCGTTTTTATATCTGAAAAGTAAATATGACAAAGTATATATATTCGGAGTTTCCACAGGTGCGCTTACTGGATTGAAGCTGGCAGAAAACCATGATGTTGCCGGGCTGGTCTGCGCCGGGACATTTATTTACCCTAAGTCTATAATCAAATTCGGCTATAGACTTTATCCAATTGCTAAATTCCTTCATATCCCGCTTGGCTATGTGCGTGCGCCAATACCCAAAGAACGACAGCATATCACCTATACCCGAAATCCGTTGGATACCACCATGCAGCTAATGTATTTTGTAAATGATGTTAAGCCCAAATTAAATAAAATTACCTGCCCGGTACTGCTGATGCATTGCCCCAAAGATGATGTGGCCGATCCCAAGTCAGCACAGTATGTTTATGACCATATCAAGTCAGCTGATAAAAAGCTGGTCTGGGCCGGGAAAGAGCATTCGTTTTTGATAGATAAGGATGAGAAAATTTATAAGCAGATTACAGAGTGGTATAAGTCTATAAGTCGGTAA
- a CDS encoding WYL domain-containing transcriptional regulator: MNKTENIFNLLNMLKDNPLGLTDIIKEFKSRHKISLSRETIYRYLRVLQDLGYKISLINKKYEISVTNLSSDCVRKLFDRNPTVFNNNLISRIKEGIRHQLEAVVVYKSPRYEKEIKLNVDLLDIVSIKNKIYMLARDCEDKTIKEFRLDRIAEIKLNADKKITDRKNLPIKFIVKKELAQTFYSPFVNSTGKKLKNGDLEFEAEVHSYFRAKKILAEYLDQVVVTGPAEFKKEFVQTLDKMRGNYR; encoded by the coding sequence TTGAATAAAACAGAGAATATATTTAATCTCTTAAACATGCTCAAAGATAATCCCCTTGGCTTAACAGATATTATAAAAGAATTCAAATCCCGTCATAAAATCAGCCTATCCAGAGAAACAATATATCGGTATCTTAGGGTCTTACAGGACTTGGGTTATAAGATTTCTCTAATCAACAAAAAATACGAAATAAGTGTCACCAACCTCAGTAGTGATTGTGTTCGAAAATTATTTGACCGCAACCCGACAGTATTTAACAACAATTTAATCAGCAGGATAAAAGAAGGAATAAGACATCAGTTAGAGGCTGTTGTTGTTTATAAAAGTCCACGCTATGAAAAAGAGATCAAACTTAACGTGGATTTATTGGATATTGTTTCAATAAAAAATAAAATATATATGCTTGCCAGAGATTGTGAGGATAAAACTATCAAAGAATTTAGATTGGACAGAATTGCCGAGATAAAATTAAATGCTGATAAAAAAATAACTGACAGAAAAAATCTTCCCATTAAATTTATTGTTAAAAAAGAATTGGCTCAGACTTTTTATTCGCCATTTGTTAATTCCACAGGAAAAAAGCTTAAGAACGGCGACCTGGAATTTGAAGCGGAAGTACACAGCTATTTTCGGGCAAAAAAAATTTTGGCGGAGTATCTGGATCAGGTTGTGGTCACTGGCCCGGCAGAATTCAAAAAAGAATTTGTGCAAACTCTTGATAAAATGAGGGGCAATTACAGATGA
- the csm3 gene encoding type III-A CRISPR-associated RAMP protein Csm3, whose product MSKLVKTNIIKGVLTCETGLHIGGAKDNLKIGGLDSPVIKHPITDEPYIPGSSLKGKMRSLLESQEGKNVCACGACLICDVFGSGSVKTRKAITRVLFRDALISKENKTDPLITEEKYENRIDRQTGVTTSGSLRQIERVPAGTKFDYEIVVQILDTDDEKKLMELIKKGLTLLENNYLGGAGSRGYGKVTLSKKE is encoded by the coding sequence ATGTCAAAATTAGTAAAAACAAATATTATTAAAGGTGTTTTAACCTGTGAAACAGGACTGCATATAGGAGGCGCCAAGGATAATCTTAAAATCGGTGGTCTGGATAGTCCCGTTATTAAGCATCCAATAACTGATGAACCATACATACCAGGCTCTTCGTTAAAAGGTAAGATGCGATCATTATTAGAATCTCAGGAAGGTAAGAATGTATGCGCTTGCGGAGCTTGTTTGATTTGTGATGTTTTTGGATCGGGAAGTGTAAAAACTAGGAAGGCTATAACAAGAGTATTATTCCGTGATGCTTTAATATCCAAAGAAAACAAAACAGACCCATTAATAACCGAGGAGAAATATGAAAATCGTATTGATCGGCAGACCGGTGTAACAACAAGCGGTTCATTACGTCAAATCGAAAGAGTTCCTGCGGGCACCAAATTTGATTATGAAATAGTTGTACAGATATTAGATACTGATGATGAAAAAAAGCTAATGGAACTTATTAAAAAAGGACTTACTTTATTAGAAAATAATTATCTCGGAGGTGCTGGAAGTCGTGGCTATGGTAAAGTAACATTAAGTAAAAAAGAATGA
- the csm2 gene encoding type III-A CRISPR-associated protein Csm2 encodes MVKCALCGKEFYQKDPKHKTCFDCAKKNWDKPGQAQQTNGLSDEYINDIKAGYFKEKTNLKDSMIIKHPDNIAKEFGADRRLSYTQLRKFYDRISHLKRLIEIRGEYNVVLPEILQLGPLVAEASGKTKVPRIFKDFIDINLEQVKKGEDYFMKGFHPHFQAVLAYFKYYNPQS; translated from the coding sequence ATGGTGAAATGTGCGTTATGCGGCAAAGAATTTTATCAAAAGGATCCGAAACATAAGACATGTTTTGATTGTGCAAAGAAGAACTGGGATAAACCAGGCCAAGCTCAGCAAACGAATGGTTTATCTGATGAGTATATAAATGATATTAAGGCCGGGTATTTTAAAGAAAAAACAAACCTTAAAGATAGTATGATTATTAAACATCCTGATAATATTGCCAAGGAATTTGGCGCAGATAGGCGTTTGTCATATACGCAACTAAGGAAGTTTTATGATCGAATCAGTCACTTAAAGCGACTTATAGAAATTAGGGGAGAATATAATGTAGTATTACCTGAAATACTGCAGCTTGGTCCCTTGGTAGCAGAAGCATCAGGAAAAACTAAAGTTCCGAGAATTTTTAAAGATTTTATTGATATAAACCTAGAGCAAGTAAAAAAGGGGGAGGATTATTTTATGAAAGGTTTTCATCCCCATTTTCAAGCGGTACTGGCTTATTTCAAATATTATAATCCACAAAGTTAA
- the cas6 gene encoding CRISPR-associated endoribonuclease Cas6 has protein sequence MLLSLVVIFKPQSDCILSAATGRYVHGLLLDLIAKKDKTLGEELHQEARSKSFTVSPLFGEFRPCQKARNQFNKEQEYWFRVTALQHDIAHLLVDIFTDKKFKHFQIGEQPMHVTGTIMDSGKHEWAGTSSYAEIYDRYIIKQQKITKQIRIYFQTPTTFKVNQHQLVLPNPTTLFYSTLEKWNQHSEIPVHQEDFLSWLDNNCVVSRHHIRTRMLDYGKFQYVGFTGSVEFTDMSKKETVYRALWNMLAEYSFWSGIGAKTTMGMGMARLEN, from the coding sequence ATGTTATTAAGTCTGGTTGTTATTTTCAAGCCACAATCTGACTGTATATTGTCAGCGGCAACTGGCAGATATGTCCATGGTCTATTATTGGACCTTATCGCTAAAAAAGACAAAACACTAGGCGAAGAATTGCATCAGGAAGCCAGAAGTAAATCGTTTACCGTTTCTCCTTTGTTCGGAGAATTCAGACCATGTCAGAAAGCGCGTAACCAATTCAATAAAGAGCAGGAATACTGGTTCCGGGTAACCGCGCTGCAACATGATATTGCGCATCTGCTCGTGGATATTTTTACCGACAAAAAGTTCAAACATTTCCAAATCGGGGAACAACCTATGCATGTAACTGGCACTATAATGGATTCCGGCAAACATGAATGGGCTGGTACCTCAAGTTATGCCGAAATTTACGATCGTTATATCATTAAACAGCAAAAAATAACAAAACAAATCAGAATTTACTTTCAAACACCAACTACCTTTAAAGTAAACCAGCATCAATTAGTACTCCCAAATCCCACCACGCTTTTTTATTCCACTTTAGAAAAATGGAATCAACACTCAGAAATTCCGGTTCATCAGGAAGATTTTTTAAGCTGGCTTGATAATAATTGTGTTGTGTCCCGCCATCATATACGCACCAGAATGCTGGATTATGGCAAATTTCAATATGTGGGTTTTACAGGCAGTGTTGAGTTTACGGATATGAGTAAAAAAGAAACAGTCTACAGGGCGTTGTGGAATATGCTGGCAGAATATAGTTTTTGGAGCGGAATAGGCGCAAAAACCACCATGGGTATGGGAATGGCAAGATTGGAAAATTAA
- a CDS encoding TM1812 family CRISPR-associated protein: MQLISILGATESKHHHTYYYNNKEYHGRITLEALLSINKYDRVVIFVTIEAEYKQILIIEELSKKYNIQKVHIPSNEFDEIIEAVDKQINEDTVLDLTQGFRHIPMLALIASIQKKLSKINYGISIIYAKTLEPDKIPSQESVKFEFINLSNYLDIAYVTTILEIFLSSYNIIEQYNIENENLKNLVLNLRKFSAAIIKGNLYQSIQEASKIKEIISKIKTELKISKYIKGHLGKLEDEMSIYEKMGKLTIIEKLYEFSRIMFVKNNYGLVVESLKECMNELFVEYYLLTSSKFKTMYKAQTKNEQYQLKTEIYRFIEIGKAKDKVLEEMLSNKELPKYDSKKLQNFLTKLRNSRNTIAHIAIDKEDSDKLVQYLSKNDEIVYLLETAKETIEAYK, encoded by the coding sequence ATGCAGTTAATATCAATTTTAGGAGCTACCGAATCTAAGCACCACCATACTTATTATTATAATAATAAAGAATATCATGGTCGAATAACGCTGGAGGCGTTATTAAGTATTAATAAATATGACAGAGTTGTGATTTTTGTTACCATTGAAGCCGAATATAAACAGATATTAATTATTGAAGAACTTAGTAAAAAGTATAATATTCAAAAAGTGCATATACCGTCGAACGAATTTGATGAGATTATTGAAGCAGTTGATAAGCAGATTAATGAAGACACTGTGCTTGACTTAACACAGGGCTTTAGGCATATTCCAATGCTTGCCTTGATTGCTTCCATTCAAAAGAAATTAAGCAAGATTAATTATGGTATTTCGATAATTTATGCTAAAACTTTAGAGCCTGACAAAATTCCCTCTCAAGAATCAGTGAAATTTGAATTTATAAACTTATCAAATTATTTAGATATTGCTTATGTTACAACCATATTAGAAATATTTTTAAGCAGTTATAACATTATTGAGCAATATAATATTGAGAATGAAAATTTAAAGAATTTAGTTTTAAATTTACGGAAATTCTCGGCAGCTATTATAAAAGGTAACTTATATCAATCAATTCAGGAAGCAAGTAAAATCAAGGAAATAATATCAAAAATTAAGACAGAACTGAAAATATCAAAATATATTAAGGGACACCTTGGTAAACTGGAAGACGAAATGTCTATTTATGAAAAGATGGGGAAATTGACTATAATTGAAAAACTCTATGAATTTTCCCGGATTATGTTTGTTAAAAACAACTATGGTTTAGTTGTAGAAAGCCTAAAAGAGTGTATGAATGAACTTTTTGTTGAGTATTACTTACTAACCAGCAGTAAATTCAAAACTATGTATAAAGCACAGACAAAGAACGAACAATATCAGTTGAAAACTGAAATTTACCGTTTTATAGAAATCGGGAAAGCAAAAGACAAAGTATTAGAAGAAATGCTTAGCAATAAAGAATTACCGAAATATGATAGCAAAAAACTTCAGAATTTTTTGACCAAATTACGCAATAGCCGGAATACTATAGCGCATATTGCCATAGATAAAGAAGACAGTGATAAATTGGTGCAATATCTAAGTAAAAATGATGAAATTGTATATTTATTGGAAACTGCAAAAGAAACAATTGAGGCGTATAAGTAA
- the cas2 gene encoding CRISPR-associated endonuclease Cas2 yields the protein MRDEFGRFDGMFIITTFDIMESPDTSSMQKRLRKLTKVLKGFGKRVQKSVFECYLDNPQIEIMRDRISKIIETDLGDNVRFYKLCNSCYEKIEVLGERGVSEEDELYIL from the coding sequence ATGAGAGACGAATTCGGAAGGTTTGACGGCATGTTTATTATTACTACGTTTGATATTATGGAAAGTCCCGACACCAGCTCCATGCAGAAGCGACTCAGAAAACTTACCAAAGTCTTAAAAGGTTTTGGCAAGCGCGTGCAGAAGTCTGTTTTTGAATGTTATCTTGATAATCCGCAAATAGAGATCATGAGAGACAGAATTAGTAAAATTATCGAAACCGATCTCGGAGACAATGTCCGCTTTTATAAACTGTGCAATTCCTGTTACGAAAAGATAGAGGTGCTGGGGGAAAGAGGAGTGTCTGAAGAGGATGAGTTGTATATTTTATAA
- the cas10 gene encoding type III-A CRISPR-associated protein Cas10/Csm1 — translation MNDKEYNTVVLAALLHDIGKPMQFARLNNKLAIKDKHRHPAYSTDIIAHFIFGDSKEWITQQDKNLQAYKMKSEMIDWVLLDRLIDRHHLESKDELEMIIQASDHFSASERSTKEDEDDPNNAIMESIISRLSLDKPTNSIPPTAWYQPKPLTKINIKDIICPISSNDNNDNLDKEQLKNLCKDMLSDLRTILIGWDESNKSADTLISLVDLWLYKYLWMWPSSRGKNVDKDISLYDHCRVATAISACIYKQKDKLKFLEKTKDLKNETKFCLIQGDFSGIQHYIFDITAKQAAKRLRARSAYVQILTENVLRYILNAYKIPSQCALQSSGGKFLILIPGYEKDDIFDGLKLKINESLFNKFRGEINLNLFKTASFKGEDFQGKNWRKIIDKLGNDFQTEKFKPFSNILSDTKLVNDDVIPANAGINELKHWNTSKFVHKLDKNVEECKGCGKPKKSKQVEENFEFCEICSADSKRGRQIVDSPNYLLFFDNDNLIIPEKLKFLKGLVQDKEKPLRMTVLNPGDDLNTKNFSQYMCPISLKFMANYVPNKSIKNEKTEWAKVIEKYEGLPNNDDDKITDTLHFKAIAELSDGNDMLGVLKADVDNLGMLFRDGIPDERYTISRLDMLSRFIDLFFSGYLETLVREEFPECYFVYAGGDDLLMIGPWTSIIELAKVTREKFKEFSANNPSVTLSAGIAFVKPKYPILRAVEQAEEELKHAKKVDGKNAICLWGHALKWEDFKKVYEEMKKLTNWLEENKQDNKKGMSIGMARNLLTFGQMIRNTDKNTANLRWKPLLAYQLARNIDKEKKHEIWEWLEPFISEGKIPKGNEKAEKLKKEHLDLIATYALYRVR, via the coding sequence ATGAACGACAAAGAATACAATACAGTTGTCCTCGCAGCGCTATTGCATGATATTGGGAAACCAATGCAATTTGCCCGGTTGAACAATAAATTAGCAATCAAAGATAAACACAGACACCCCGCTTATTCTACGGACATTATCGCTCATTTCATATTTGGTGATTCCAAGGAATGGATAACCCAGCAGGATAAAAATCTACAGGCATATAAAATGAAATCCGAAATGATTGACTGGGTATTGCTTGATAGATTAATTGACAGACATCATCTTGAATCTAAAGATGAACTTGAAATGATAATACAAGCTTCTGACCATTTTTCTGCTTCCGAACGATCCACCAAAGAGGATGAAGATGATCCCAATAACGCAATAATGGAATCGATAATAAGCAGACTTAGTTTGGATAAACCAACTAACAGTATTCCCCCCACTGCCTGGTATCAGCCAAAACCATTAACTAAAATAAACATTAAAGACATTATTTGCCCGATTTCTTCTAATGATAATAATGATAATTTAGATAAAGAGCAGTTAAAAAATCTATGTAAGGATATGTTGTCGGATTTGAGAACGATACTTATAGGGTGGGATGAAAGCAATAAATCAGCGGATACATTAATTTCGTTGGTTGATTTGTGGTTATATAAGTATTTGTGGATGTGGCCTTCCAGTCGAGGTAAAAATGTTGATAAAGATATTTCGCTTTATGATCATTGCCGTGTTGCCACTGCTATATCTGCCTGCATATATAAACAAAAAGACAAACTGAAATTTTTAGAAAAAACAAAAGATTTAAAAAACGAGACAAAATTTTGCCTTATCCAGGGTGATTTTTCCGGTATTCAGCATTACATCTTTGATATTACCGCGAAACAGGCAGCCAAAAGATTACGAGCCCGTTCTGCTTATGTACAGATTCTAACGGAAAATGTTCTGCGGTACATATTAAATGCCTATAAGATTCCTTCGCAGTGTGCTTTACAATCCAGCGGAGGCAAGTTTTTGATATTGATTCCTGGTTACGAAAAAGATGATATCTTTGACGGTTTGAAACTGAAAATAAATGAAAGTCTGTTTAATAAATTCAGAGGGGAAATTAACCTGAATCTATTTAAGACAGCATCTTTTAAAGGAGAAGATTTTCAGGGGAAGAATTGGAGAAAAATTATTGATAAACTGGGCAACGATTTCCAAACTGAAAAATTTAAACCGTTTAGCAACATTCTATCGGATACTAAGCTTGTTAATGACGATGTCATTCCCGCGAATGCGGGAATCAATGAATTAAAACATTGGAATACCTCTAAGTTTGTTCATAAACTGGATAAAAATGTTGAGGAATGCAAAGGTTGCGGCAAGCCAAAAAAATCAAAACAAGTAGAAGAAAATTTTGAATTTTGTGAAATATGTTCAGCGGATTCTAAAAGAGGCAGACAAATAGTTGATAGCCCTAACTATTTGTTGTTTTTTGATAATGATAATCTAATTATTCCTGAAAAACTAAAATTTTTAAAAGGTTTAGTGCAAGACAAAGAAAAACCCTTAAGGATGACTGTCCTAAATCCTGGAGATGATTTGAATACGAAGAATTTTAGTCAGTACATGTGCCCCATCAGCCTTAAATTCATGGCTAATTATGTGCCCAACAAGAGTATAAAAAATGAAAAAACTGAATGGGCAAAAGTGATTGAAAAATATGAGGGTTTACCAAACAATGATGATGATAAGATAACAGATACACTTCATTTTAAAGCTATTGCCGAATTATCCGATGGTAATGATATGCTGGGCGTGCTGAAAGCTGATGTTGATAATCTGGGGATGCTTTTTCGAGATGGGATCCCTGATGAACGCTATACAATATCAAGGTTAGATATGTTATCTCGGTTTATTGATCTATTTTTCTCCGGTTATCTGGAAACGCTTGTGCGTGAAGAGTTTCCAGAATGTTATTTTGTTTATGCCGGTGGCGATGACCTGCTCATGATCGGTCCATGGACCAGTATTATTGAGTTGGCCAAAGTAACACGAGAGAAATTTAAGGAATTTTCTGCCAACAATCCTTCTGTAACTTTGAGCGCGGGAATTGCCTTTGTAAAACCAAAATACCCCATACTGCGAGCTGTGGAGCAAGCTGAGGAAGAGTTGAAACATGCTAAAAAAGTAGATGGTAAAAACGCAATCTGTTTATGGGGACATGCCTTGAAATGGGAAGATTTTAAAAAAGTTTATGAAGAGATGAAAAAATTAACAAATTGGCTGGAAGAAAACAAACAGGATAATAAAAAAGGTATGTCTATTGGTATGGCCAGGAATCTGCTGACGTTCGGTCAGATGATCAGGAACACAGATAAAAATACAGCAAATTTGCGTTGGAAACCGCTGTTGGCTTATCAACTGGCCAGAAATATTGATAAAGAAAAGAAACATGAGATATGGGAATGGCTTGAACCTTTTATTTCGGAAGGAAAAATTCCTAAAGGGAATGAAAAAGCAGAAAAGTTAAAAAAAGAGCATCTGGATTTGATAGCTACTTATGCGTTATATAGGGTGAGGTAA
- the cas1 gene encoding CRISPR-associated endonuclease Cas1 → MPTLYLMNKDSVLGIEGDCFKVTSADGLKTTIPMLKVDAVVAFGDTQITTQAIAELLERDIPTTFLSNHGKYYGRLVSTETRNIELRIEQYKKFGDTAFRILVSRGFVQGKILNGVYLLKNLNRYRKIEGVQKNIEDMLCSVKKLDQVQSLDSLRGYEGSASAAYFKALPFMLNESFGFSERNRRPPRDPINSMLSFSYTLLMYSVYSAVSVVGLDPGIGFFHEYTNNRPALPLDLMEEFRAILADQVVIDLINHDMVSNDDFHIGEDKDRPVFINNDLRQKIIKKYEKRLATVILYDNEQASYRRVLELQARQLARCIKNNEAYKPFIQQ, encoded by the coding sequence ATGCCGACGCTGTATTTGATGAATAAAGACTCGGTTCTTGGAATTGAAGGCGATTGTTTTAAAGTAACTTCAGCAGACGGTCTGAAAACAACCATCCCGATGTTGAAGGTTGATGCAGTTGTGGCGTTTGGCGATACCCAGATTACCACTCAGGCTATAGCGGAATTGTTGGAGCGCGATATACCGACCACTTTTTTGTCCAATCATGGCAAATATTACGGCCGGTTAGTTTCTACCGAAACCAGGAATATTGAACTGAGAATTGAACAATATAAGAAATTTGGCGATACTGCCTTCCGGATTTTGGTTTCCAGAGGATTTGTGCAAGGCAAGATACTAAATGGTGTATATCTGCTGAAAAATCTGAACAGATATCGCAAAATTGAAGGAGTACAGAAAAATATTGAAGACATGTTATGCAGTGTCAAAAAACTGGATCAAGTTCAATCATTAGACAGTTTGCGCGGTTACGAAGGTTCGGCTTCTGCCGCATATTTTAAGGCGCTTCCCTTTATGCTGAATGAATCATTCGGGTTTTCGGAACGGAATCGCCGTCCGCCCAGAGACCCGATAAATTCCATGCTTAGTTTTAGTTATACATTATTAATGTACAGCGTTTATTCGGCTGTTTCAGTGGTTGGGTTGGATCCGGGTATTGGTTTTTTTCATGAATATACCAATAACCGTCCAGCCTTGCCTCTGGATTTGATGGAAGAATTCCGGGCGATACTGGCTGATCAGGTGGTAATTGATTTAATCAACCACGATATGGTTTCTAATGATGATTTTCATATTGGAGAGGATAAAGACCGCCCTGTTTTTATTAATAATGATTTGCGTCAGAAGATAATAAAAAAATACGAAAAAAGACTGGCAACGGTTATTCTTTATGACAACGAACAGGCATCTTATCGGCGGGTACTGGAATTGCAGGCAAGACAATTGGCCAGATGTATAAAAAATAACGAAGCTTATAAGCCATTTATACAGCAATGA